GTGGCCGGCTCGGCCTGCAGCGAGACGATGGCGTAGATGCCCTCGGCGTTCTTCTTGATCTCGTAGGCAAGGCGACGACGTCCCCAGACGTCGACGTTGTCCACGGTGCCACCGTCGTTGCGGATGACGTTGAGGTACTTGTCGAGCGACGGCTCGATGGTGCGCTCTTCAAGGCTGGGGTCAAGGATGACCATCACTTCATATGCACGCAAAGCGGTCTCCACCTCCTCTGGACTCAGGCGGCCACGGACTCTCCGTGGCAGGAGGGCTTGCGTCACGACCGCGGCCCAGGGGGCCGAGTCGCGGTCATCGCCGAGTCCTCCTACTGAGAAGGGCGCAGCGACAACCGGCCAAGGCTAACAGTCGGCGCAGGCGCCGACGGAATCGTCGCCGCCCGCCCTGTGGATCACCGCACCCCGCCCGTCCGCGGGCCACTAGCGTCCCTGCTCGGGGAGGGAGAGGGAGGTCGGGTGTCCGGAGAACGAGCGGGACCGGTCGCCGGTCGCTACCTGCTGCTCGACCAGATCGGTGCCGGCGGCATGGGGTCGGTCTGGCGGGCCCGCGACCTGCAGACCGGCGAGCTGGTCGCCGCCAAGGTCCTCGGCCAGCACTCGGGGGCGCTGATCGCGCGGTTCATGCGCGAGCAGGCGATCCGGCTGCGGCACCCGCACGTGGTCGCCCCCACCGGGTGGGCGGCCGAGGGCGACCTGGTGCTGCTCACCATGGACCTGGTCACCGGCGGCTCGGTCGCCGACCTGCTGCGCGAGCACGGGCCGCTGCCCGACGGACTCGTCGCCGCCGTGCTGGAGCAGACGCTGCACGCCCTGGGCGCCGTGCACGCCAGCGGGCTGGTGCACCGCGACGTCAAGCCGGCCAACCTGCTCCTGGAGCCGACCGACGACGACCGGGTGCACGTGCGGCTGGGTGACTTCGGGGTGGCGGTCACCCTGGCCGGAGAGCGGCTGACCACCTCGCCCGCCGCCGTCGGCACCGAGGGCTACATGGCGCCCGAGCAGGCCGCCGGACAGCCGCCCGACCCGCGCCAGGACCTGTACGCCGTCGGCATGCTCGGGGTGCACCTGCTCACCGGGGCGCGTCCGGTGCGCGGGGTGTGCCTGCCCTCCTCCCCGCTCCGTCCCCTGCTGGAGCGGCTGCTCGCCGACGACCCGGGGCACCGCCCCGACGACGCCCAGGCCGCGCTGGTGCTGCTGCGACGGCTCGCGGTGCCGCCCGCGCCCGGCCCGTGGGGCCACCGCCGCCTCGGCCCTCCCCCGGATCACCGGGACCGGCCGCCGCGACGACCCGTCGGCGGCTCAGCGGCACTGCTGCCGTTCCTGGTCCTCGGGGTCTCCCTGGGCGTCACGGTGGGCTGCGTCCTGCTGATCGGCCGGATGCTGGGCCTCTGACCGTCCGGGGCCGGTGAGCCTGTCCCCGGGAGTTCCTATGCTGACGGGATGAGCACCGCGAGCAACCCCAGCACTCCGGCCACCAGCACCCCGGTCATCGGCGCCCACGTCGACCAGGCCGACCCGGTCGGCGAGGCGCAGGCGCGCGGGATGGGCCTGGTCCAGTTCTTCCTCGGCGACCCACAGGGCTACCAGGGCCCCGAGATCGCCTACCCCGGCGGCGCGGCCGCGCTGCGGGAGGCGGCGGAGGCCGCTGGGGTCGACCTCTACGTGCACGCGCCGTACATCATCAATGTCGCGACCACGAACAACCGGATCCGCATCCCCAGCCGCAAGCTGCTGCAGAAGC
The window above is part of the Nocardioides campestrisoli genome. Proteins encoded here:
- the rpsF gene encoding 30S ribosomal protein S6, with product MRAYEVMVILDPSLEERTIEPSLDKYLNVIRNDGGTVDNVDVWGRRRLAYEIKKNAEGIYAIVSLQAEPATVKEFDRQLTLNESILRTKVIKPGKR
- a CDS encoding serine/threonine-protein kinase, translating into MSGERAGPVAGRYLLLDQIGAGGMGSVWRARDLQTGELVAAKVLGQHSGALIARFMREQAIRLRHPHVVAPTGWAAEGDLVLLTMDLVTGGSVADLLREHGPLPDGLVAAVLEQTLHALGAVHASGLVHRDVKPANLLLEPTDDDRVHVRLGDFGVAVTLAGERLTTSPAAVGTEGYMAPEQAAGQPPDPRQDLYAVGMLGVHLLTGARPVRGVCLPSSPLRPLLERLLADDPGHRPDDAQAALVLLRRLAVPPAPGPWGHRRLGPPPDHRDRPPRRPVGGSAALLPFLVLGVSLGVTVGCVLLIGRMLGL